A single region of the Candidatus Neomarinimicrobiota bacterium genome encodes:
- a CDS encoding glutaredoxin family protein, which produces MKAWLSEKGIDYSERNIAQEDSALEELKNLGVFSTPATLIDNELIIGFDQRKFEELLDTSDET; this is translated from the coding sequence CTGAAAGCGTGGCTTTCAGAAAAAGGCATCGATTACTCAGAACGTAATATTGCCCAAGAGGATTCGGCACTGGAGGAACTGAAGAATCTGGGTGTGTTCTCGACACCAGCAACCCTAATCGATAATGAGCTTATTATTGGTTTTGACCAGAGAAAATTCGAGGAATTACTTGACACGTCAGATGAAACCTAA